Below is a genomic region from Corallococcus caeni.
CTTCGCGAGTGCCGGGGCCTGCCCGCCCCAGGAAGCCAGCTCCTCCGGAAATGAGTCCGGTATGGACAGCTCGCGGCCGTAAGACAGCAGGTCCTCACGAAACAGCATCCGCAGCAGGTGCGCGAGGCTCAGCGAGGACACGCCCGGGTGGTTCGCGTACAGGAATCCCGCCAGGGCTTCCGCGAAGGCATGACTGGATTCGAAGCGCAGGGACCGCTCCGGATGCAAGGCCTTGAGGACGATGCGCTGGAGCGCTTCGGGCAGTGACGCGCTCAGAGGCGGGAGTTCGCCGCGCGCGAGGCGCAACATCACGGCCTGCGGCGGTCCGTCCAGGGGAAGCCGCCCGCTGAGCAATTCATACAGCACGACGCCGGTGGCCCAGACGTCCGTGCGAGCGTCCACGTCCTCGCCGCGCGCCTGCTCCGGGGAGAAGAAGAGGTACTTGCCCTTCACCACCCCGGGCTCCGTCTTGAGGTCCCGGAGGAGCTGCGCCTTCGCGATGCCGAAGTCGACAATCTTGACCTGGCCCTCGTAGCTGACGAGCACGTTGTCGGGGGAGATGTCGCGGTGGACGATGCCCAGCGGCTGTCCACGGTCGTCCGTGCGCGTGTGCGCGTAGTGCAGGCCCCGGCACATCTCCATCGCGATGAAGACGGCGATGGGCACGGGCAGGGCGCCCATGCCGCTCTTCATCGCGCGCTTGAGGACGCGGTGGAGCGGCTGGCCGTCCACGAACTCCATGGCCAGGAAGTACCCGCCGTCCACGCGGCCGAAGTCGAAGACCTGCGCGACGTTGCCATGGGACAGCGTGGCGGAGATGCGCGCCTCGCTGATGAACATGGAGATGAAGGCCTCGTCGTTGGCGTACTCCGGGAGGACCTTCTTGATGAGGACAGGCTTGGTGACGCCCGCGTCACCTACCAGCTGGGCGCGCCACGTCTCCGCCATGCCGCCCTGGCCCAGCCAGGACACCAACTCATACCGCCCGAAGGCTTCCCCCGCTTGCAGTCCCATGGGCCGGGCATCCTAAGCGAGGATTTGCCTGGCTGTGGCAATGAATGACGGTACTGCCCCGGTCCGCCAGGGATGGCGAACCGGGGTGGGCGTCAGGTTCAATCCACCACGCCGCAGATGTTGCGCACGCAGCAGGCCCAACACGCCTCGAAGGTCTGTCCACCACTCTGACAGTCGGCGATGCACGCAGCCATCTCCGGCGTGATGCTGGGGACCGGGGCATCCTTGGACGGACTGGACGCGCTGGCGGAGGCGCCTCCGAGGATAAGGCCAAACAGGAACACGCTGGCGGTGAGCAGCTTTCTCTTCATGGTGGGATCCTTTGGAAGAGCGCCCGAGGGGTGGGCGTGATGCCATTGTGTCCCTGTCTGCGATGTCTTGCCATCCAGGGCGGGAATGGTGGGTAGGGATTTCAACAGTCGTCAGTCTTGAGGGCTGGCGGGAGGTGGGTGTCCTTCCCGCATCTTGCTCAAGGCTTTGATGACGAGGTCTCGTTTGGGATAGCCTTCAGGCGTGAGCGTCAGGAATTTTTCGTAGGACTGCTCGCTCCTCTTGAAGTCCTTGAGCTTGGAGTAGACGACGCCGAGCATGAGATGGCATTCAGGAACCCTGGGCGCCCTGGCTGCGCAATCTTGAGCGACTTCAAGGGCTGTTGTGGGATCGCCTGACTTGACGAGATTCAGGACCCGCACCTTGATTTCGTCGATTGATCGCTCAATGGTCGCTGCTGATGCCCTTGTCTCGTCATTTGCTTCCTGGCCTGGATGTTCCTTGGCGGCCTCCTGGGCGGACAATGGTGGGGTGGCCACGATGGCAGGACGGGGCTTCAAGGAGTCAGGTGAGTCCCCCCTCGGCGACTTCGACGCCGTGCCTCGCGTGAACTGTGGATTGTCGGCTGTTGGCGGCGGCGAGGGCTCCACGACAGGCGCGGGTGCACGAATGGGCGTGGGCGGTGGGGCTCCCTCGGTGCTCCCGGACGAATGCGCATCCAGCAGCAGCCACAGGCTCGCACCCACGGCCAGCAGTCCTCCCGCGCTCACGCCGTAGACCAGCGAACGTGGGGTTCCAGGGGAGGGCACGATGGACCGCGGCTCTGTCGTCGCGGTGACCGGCGGTGGGGTGACCGGCCGGAGGCGCCGGGTCTGACGCTGGGTGACGGGAACCGGGGTGGCGGGCTCCTCGGGCGTGGCCTGCTCGCGCCAGGCCTTCAGCTCCTCCAGGAAGGAACCCGGCACGGACAGCTCGCGGCCCTCCTGCGCCAGGTCTCCGCGGAACAGCACGCGCAGCAGGTGCGCGATGGTCATGGCGGAGAAGCGCGGGAAGTTCGAATACAGGAACCCCGCCAGCGCGTCCCCGAAGGCATGGCTGGATTCAAAGCGCTGCTCCCGGTCCGGCGCCAGCGCCTTCATCACGATGTCATTCAATTCCTTCGGAAGGTCCGGCCGGAGCACGCTCGGCGCGGGAATCTCCCCGCGCGCCACGCGCATCATCACCACGTGGGGCGGCCCCTCCACCGGCAGCTTGCCGCAGAGCAACTCATACAGCACGACCCCCGTGGCCCAGACGTCCGTGCGCGCATCCACGTCCTCCCCGCGTGCCTGCTCCGGGGAGAAGAAGAGGTACTTGCCCTTCACCACGCCCGGCGCTGTCTTGAAGCCCCGGATGAGCTGGGCCTTCGCGATGCCGAAGTCGACGATCTTGACCTGCCCCTCGTAGCCCAGCAGCACGTTGTCCGGCGAGATGTCGCGGTGGACGATGCCCAGCGGCTGGCCACGGCTGTCCGTGCGCGTGTGCGCGTAGTGCAGGCCCCGGCACATCTCCATCGCGATGAAGACGGCGACGGGAATGGGCAGCGCGGCCAGCTCACTCTTCATCGCGCGCTTGAGGACGCGGTGGAGCGGCTGGCCGTCCACGAACTCCATGGCCAGGAAATACTCACCATCCACCCGGCCGAAGTCGAAGACCTGGGCCACGTTGCCATGGGACAGCGTGGCGGAGATGCGCGCCTCGCTGATGAACATGGAGATGAAGGCCTCGTCGTTGGCGTACTCGGGCAGGACCTTCTTGATGAGCACGGGCTTGGTGACGCCCGCGTCGCCTACCAGCTGGGCACGCCACGTCTCCGCCATGCCGCCCCGGCCGAGCCAGGACACCAACTCATACCGACCGAAGACGTCGCCCGCTTGGAGTGCCATGGGGCGGACATTCTAAACCCAGATTCCAGGGATGGCAGAATCACGGCTGCCTTTCTGCCTGCCTGGCCGCTCGGGATGTCAGCGAGTGGAAATCACTGACCGCTCAATTCGTGGCACCGCTCTTCCCAAGCACCTCCTGGACGCGCGCCCGGCGGGGATGGTCCGCGGGGGCGAGCTTCAGGAAGGTCTCGTAGTGCTGCGTGCTCTCACGCGGATGGTTCATCTTCGCGTGGACGTCCCCGAGCATGAGGTGGCATTCCGGCACGCCTGGATTGTTCTTCGCACAGTCATTGGCGGCTTCCAGGGCCGCGTCGTAGTCCTTGCTCTGGAGCAGGCCGGAGAACTGCTGCTGCTTCGTCTTCACGAGCGAGGTGACCTTCTGCTGCACCTCCTGCCGCTTGGAGTCGAGCAGGCCCAGGACGCCCTTCCTGGGCGCGGGGGCGCTCTCCTCGACGGCCGGAGGCGGCTCCTGGACCGCGCTGGCCGCGACGACCGTGGGCGGCGCGGGTTCCTCGACGACCGGGACCGGCTGTGGCTCCTCGGCCTGGACGCGCTGGGTGGCGCGGACGGTCCGGACGGAGGACTTCCGGGTGGAGTGCGCGGGCTTCGCGGGCGCTGGCTCCTCGATGTGTTCCGCCGGCGCCGCCGCCACTGCTTCCGGTGGTTCCTCCACGGGAGCCTGCGCCGGCGGCTCGGCCTTCGGAGTGGGCGCTTCGACCGCGATCCTTTGTGCGATGGGCTGCGGCGGTACGACGGGCGCCGGTGCGCGGGCGCCCATCAGGAACCACAGACTGGCTCCCACCACGGCCAGGCCTCCCACCGCGCTCGCGCCGTAGAGGGCCCGGCGGGAGCGCCCCGTCGGAATCGTCGGCGCGTCGGGCTGCGTCGTCTCGGGGGGCGGCGGCTTCGCGGCGGCGCGCGGGAGCCGCCGCGTCTGGACCTGCTCCGGCGGCGGGGCATCCAGCAGCTTCGTGAGCGCGGGCCCGCCCCACTTCTTCGCCTCGTCGTGGAAGGCGCCGGGCACGGTCAGCTCACGGCCTTCGTGCATCAGGTCCGCGCGGAACAGCACGCGCAGCAGGTTCGCGAGGCTCAGCGAGGAGAACCGCGGGTAGTGGGCATGGAGGAAGCCCGCCAGCGCATCCCCGAAGGCATGGCTGGACTCGAAGCGCCGCTTCCGGTCCGGCGCCAGCGCCTGCATCACCAGGTCATTCAACTCCTTCGGCAGGTCCGGCCGCAGCGTCGTGGGCGCGGGGACCTGTCCGTGGGCGATCTTCATCATCACCGTCTGGGGCGGCCCCTCCACCGGAAGCTTCGCGCACAGCAGTTCGTACAGCACGATGCCGGTGGCCCAGACGTCCGTGCGCGCGTCCACGTCCTCGCCGCGCGCCTGCTCCGGCGAGAAGAAGAGGTACTTGCCCTTCACCACGCCGGGCTCCGTCTTGAATCCGCGCAGCAGCTGCGCCTTGGCGATGCCGAAGTCGACGATCTTGACCTGGCCCTCGTAGCTGATGAGCACGTTGTCCGGGGAGATGTCCCGGTGGACGATGCCCAGGGGCTTCCCGCTGCCGTCCGTGCGCGTATGCGCGTAGTGCAGCCCCCGGCACATCTCCATCGCGATGAAGACCGCCACCGGAATGGGCAGCGCACCCAGGCCTGCCTTCAGCGCGCGCTTGAGCACCTTGTCGAGCGGCTTGCCGTCGACGAACTCCATGGCGAGGAAGTACTCGTCCTCCACCTGCCCGAAGTCGAAGACCTGCGCGACGTTGCCGTGCGACAGCGTGGCGGAGATGCGCGCCTCGCTGATGAACATGGAGATGAAGGCCTCGTCGTCCGCGTACTCGGGCAGGACCTTCTTGATGAGCACGGACTTGGTGACGCCCGCGGCGCCCATCAGCTGCGCGCGCCACGTCTCCGCCATGCCGCCCCGGCCCAGCCAGGACACCAACTCATACCTTCCGAAGGTATCTCCGGCTTGCAGTTCCATATGGGGCGCGCATCCTATCCGGAACGCGCGAAACCCCGAATGCAGGCTCCCTGCCTGTCGGGCTAGGGGCCTGCCGCCCGCAGCTCGACGAGCTTGCGCAGGACGGAGGGGCGCAGGGGATGGTCCTCGGGCGCGAACGCCAGGAAGCGCTCATAGCTTCGCGCGCTCTTCGAGACCTGGTTCATCCTCGCCAGGACGTCCCCCTGCAACAGGTGACACTCCGGCTCGCGGGGCAGACGCGTGACGCATTGAGTGGCGGCGTCGAGCGCTTCCTTCAGCTGGCCCCGGGTCAGGTGCACCAGGACGGCGCTCCGCGAGGACTCCAGCTCCGCCTCGCTGGCGGGTGTGGGCTCCAGCGGCTTGCGCAGCGGCAGGGCCGCCAGTCGGTCCGAGACCGCGCTCCGCCGGATGTCCGTGGCGGGCGCGCGCTCCAGGAAGGTCTGGTAGTGGAGCGCGCTCTTGTCGAAGGCCCGGAGCCGTTCGTAGGTGAGGCCCGCGGCCAGCCGGCAGTCCGCGTTGTCAGGCAGCGCGTCCACACAGGTCTGGACCAGCTTCGCGGCCCGGGGCAGGTCCTTGTTGCTCTTGCCCATGCGATACACGTCCGCGAGCAGCTTGCCCACCTGCGTTTCATTCCACCCATCGTCCACAGGCGGAGGCGGTGGTGGCGGCTCGGGCATCTTCTCTCCGGCATCCGGGGCCGTGTCCCGGGCCGGCTCCTGAACCGGCGCTCGCGGCGCGCTCACGATGGCCGCCGGCGCGTTCCGGGACCGGGTCCACCAGGCGCCACCGCCCAGCGCGAGCAGCGCCGCGCCGCCCAGCGCGAGCCCCACCCAGGGCGCGCGGGAGCGGCGGACCGGCGACACCTCGGCCGTGGGCAGCGCGGGCGCCTCCTCGTGGAATTCGCGCGTGACGATGACCGCCGCGGTGGCCTGGCGAGGCGTCTTCAGGGCCCGGACGTGGGGGACCGTGGGGATCCGCTCCTGCGCCACGGGCTGGCGCCAGGCCTTGAGCTCCTCCAGGAAGTCCTCTGGAACCGCCAGCTCCCGGCCTTCGTTCAGCAGGTCGCCGCGGAACAGCACCCGCAGCAGGTGCGCGAGGCTCAGGGACGAGAAGCGGGGATGGTTCGCATACAGGAACTCCGCCAGGGCATCCCCGAACGCGTGGCTGGAGGCGTAACGCTGCGCCGGGTCCGGGCTCAACGCCTTGAGGACGATGCGGTTGAGGGCCTCCGGCAGGTCCGGCCGCACCTGGTTCAGCGGTGGAATCTTCCCATGGGCAATCTTCATCATCACCACATGGGGCGGGCCATCCACGGGCAGCCGGCCGCAGAGCAACTCATACAGCACGACGCCGGTGGCCCAGACGTCCGTGCGCGCGTCCACGTCCTCCCCGCGCGCCTGCTCCGGAGAGAAGAAGAGGTACTTGCCCTTCACCACGCCCGGCGCCGTCTTGAAGTTGCGCAGCAGCTGCGCCTTGGCGATGCCGAAGTCGACGATCTTGACCTGGCCCTCGTAGCTCAGCAGCACGTTGTCCGGAGAGATGTCCCGGTGGACGATGCCCAAAGGCTTCCCGCTGCTGTCCGTGCGCGTGTGCGCGTAGTGCAGCCCCCGGCACATCTCCATCGCGATGAAGACGGCGACGGGGATGGGCAGGGCGGGCATCCCGCTGCGCATCGCGCGCTTGAGCACCTTGTCGAGCGGCTTGCCGTCGACGAACTCCATGGCGAGGAAGTACTCGCCCTCCACCTGTCCGAAGTCGAAGACCTGCGCGACGTTGCCGTGCGACAGCGTGGCGGAGATGCGCGCCTCGCTGATGAACATGGAGATGAAGGCCTCGTCGTCCGCGTACTCGGGCAGGACCTTCTTGATGAGCACGGACTTGGTGACGCCCGCGGCCCCCACCAGCTGCGCGAGCCACGTCTCCGCCATGCCGCCCCGGCCCAGCCAGGACACCAGCTCATACCTTCCGAAGGTGTCCCCCGCCTCGAGCGCCATGAGGCGGCCACCTTAGCCCCAGAATCCCGGGACCGCCGAATAGACGTCTCCGCGTCTGTCCAACCCTGTGTGTGGGACGCAGCCGCACCCCTTCAGGGGGATGGCTTCGCGGCGCCGGCGGCCAGCGTGACGTACAGGTGGCCCAGCTCCGTCAGCTCCCCGGAGGCGCCCAGCAGGTTGATGGAGGGGATTTCGTTGTTGCGTCCGGAGAACCACGCGTAGCGCTCGATGGCGGGCTCCGTCTCCAGATAGCCAATGGCATCCACCATGTACTGCTTCTGCACGGCCACGGTGATTTCGTCATGGGGCCGGTCGCCGCACGCGAACTCCGTCAGCCAGAGGGGTTTGTTGTACTTCTTGAACTGCCCCACGTACCACTTGAGCGCGCTCAGGTCGCACGCGTACCAGTGGATGGCGATGGCATCCACCTGGCAGTTCGCGCAGGCCTTGAAGAAGGCATCCAGGTACACCACCGGGTCGGTGAAGGTGACGCCGTCCTCCGACACGCAGTCGCCGCAGTAGTTCACCGCCGGGGACACCAGCTTGAGCCCCTTGCGGCGGGCCACCTCCTCCAGCACGGGCCACAGCGCCGCGGCCTGGCGGGGCGTCTTGTTCGCCTGGGATTTGAAGTTGGGCTCGTTGAACCCCAGCAGGTATCGCGCGCCCGCCGGAATCTCGGACTCGAGCTGGGCCACCGTGGGCGTGCCGCCCCAGGCCATGGGCACGAAGGAGACGTTCTCGGAGACGTAGACGCTGGCGGCGCCGGCCTCCGGGCGGGGCGACCAGTTGTACCACCAGCTCATCCCGGGGGAGAGCGCCTTCAGGTCCTCCGCCGAGTGATGGCCATACCCGAGGCCCCGCTTCGCGCTCTTCGTCACGGTGGGCTTCGGGTCGTCTGTCTGGGATTGCGCCCCGGCCGCCGGGTCGCACGCCATGAGAGGCAACAGCAGGAAGGCCAGGGACAGCGCGACGGAGAGCCGGGGGGAGCGGGTCATGGCGGGACTCTACGCCACGCCCAATGCCTCACGGCGCCAGGCGGGGCACGAGCCGGGGCTCGCCCACCTCGCGCCACCACGGCGTCACGCCCTCCACGCGCGAGGGCTCCAGGCTCCGGCCCAGGCCCGGTGTGAAGAGGCGCACCTGCTGCTCCGTGGCCAGCCGCACCAGCGTCTCCGCGGGCTCGTCCCACGCGTGCAGCGCCAGGTTGAAGGTGCCCCAGTGCACCGGCATCAGCGTGCCGCCGCCCAGCATCGCGTGCGCCTTGAGCGCGTTCTCCGGGCCCAGGTGGATGCCGCCCCAGCTCGGGTGGAACGCGCCCACCTCCAGCATCACCAGGTCGAAGGGGCCGCACCTGCGGCCAATCTCCTCGAACTCCGTCGTGAGGCCGGT
It encodes:
- a CDS encoding serine/threonine protein kinase, which translates into the protein MALQAGDVFGRYELVSWLGRGGMAETWRAQLVGDAGVTKPVLIKKVLPEYANDEAFISMFISEARISATLSHGNVAQVFDFGRVDGEYFLAMEFVDGQPLHRVLKRAMKSELAALPIPVAVFIAMEMCRGLHYAHTRTDSRGQPLGIVHRDISPDNVLLGYEGQVKIVDFGIAKAQLIRGFKTAPGVVKGKYLFFSPEQARGEDVDARTDVWATGVVLYELLCGKLPVEGPPHVVMMRVARGEIPAPSVLRPDLPKELNDIVMKALAPDREQRFESSHAFGDALAGFLYSNFPRFSAMTIAHLLRVLFRGDLAQEGRELSVPGSFLEELKAWREQATPEEPATPVPVTQRQTRRLRPVTPPPVTATTEPRSIVPSPGTPRSLVYGVSAGGLLAVGASLWLLLDAHSSGSTEGAPPPTPIRAPAPVVEPSPPPTADNPQFTRGTASKSPRGDSPDSLKPRPAIVATPPLSAQEAAKEHPGQEANDETRASAATIERSIDEIKVRVLNLVKSGDPTTALEVAQDCAARAPRVPECHLMLGVVYSKLKDFKRSEQSYEKFLTLTPEGYPKRDLVIKALSKMREGHPPPASPQD
- a CDS encoding protein kinase domain-containing protein, which gives rise to MELQAGDTFGRYELVSWLGRGGMAETWRAQLMGAAGVTKSVLIKKVLPEYADDEAFISMFISEARISATLSHGNVAQVFDFGQVEDEYFLAMEFVDGKPLDKVLKRALKAGLGALPIPVAVFIAMEMCRGLHYAHTRTDGSGKPLGIVHRDISPDNVLISYEGQVKIVDFGIAKAQLLRGFKTEPGVVKGKYLFFSPEQARGEDVDARTDVWATGIVLYELLCAKLPVEGPPQTVMMKIAHGQVPAPTTLRPDLPKELNDLVMQALAPDRKRRFESSHAFGDALAGFLHAHYPRFSSLSLANLLRVLFRADLMHEGRELTVPGAFHDEAKKWGGPALTKLLDAPPPEQVQTRRLPRAAAKPPPPETTQPDAPTIPTGRSRRALYGASAVGGLAVVGASLWFLMGARAPAPVVPPQPIAQRIAVEAPTPKAEPPAQAPVEEPPEAVAAAPAEHIEEPAPAKPAHSTRKSSVRTVRATQRVQAEEPQPVPVVEEPAPPTVVAASAVQEPPPAVEESAPAPRKGVLGLLDSKRQEVQQKVTSLVKTKQQQFSGLLQSKDYDAALEAANDCAKNNPGVPECHLMLGDVHAKMNHPRESTQHYETFLKLAPADHPRRARVQEVLGKSGATN
- a CDS encoding serine/threonine protein kinase, with the protein product MALEAGDTFGRYELVSWLGRGGMAETWLAQLVGAAGVTKSVLIKKVLPEYADDEAFISMFISEARISATLSHGNVAQVFDFGQVEGEYFLAMEFVDGKPLDKVLKRAMRSGMPALPIPVAVFIAMEMCRGLHYAHTRTDSSGKPLGIVHRDISPDNVLLSYEGQVKIVDFGIAKAQLLRNFKTAPGVVKGKYLFFSPEQARGEDVDARTDVWATGVVLYELLCGRLPVDGPPHVVMMKIAHGKIPPLNQVRPDLPEALNRIVLKALSPDPAQRYASSHAFGDALAEFLYANHPRFSSLSLAHLLRVLFRGDLLNEGRELAVPEDFLEELKAWRQPVAQERIPTVPHVRALKTPRQATAAVIVTREFHEEAPALPTAEVSPVRRSRAPWVGLALGGAALLALGGGAWWTRSRNAPAAIVSAPRAPVQEPARDTAPDAGEKMPEPPPPPPPVDDGWNETQVGKLLADVYRMGKSNKDLPRAAKLVQTCVDALPDNADCRLAAGLTYERLRAFDKSALHYQTFLERAPATDIRRSAVSDRLAALPLRKPLEPTPASEAELESSRSAVLVHLTRGQLKEALDAATQCVTRLPREPECHLLQGDVLARMNQVSKSARSYERFLAFAPEDHPLRPSVLRKLVELRAAGP
- a CDS encoding glycoside hydrolase family protein; translated protein: MTRSPRLSVALSLAFLLLPLMACDPAAGAQSQTDDPKPTVTKSAKRGLGYGHHSAEDLKALSPGMSWWYNWSPRPEAGAASVYVSENVSFVPMAWGGTPTVAQLESEIPAGARYLLGFNEPNFKSQANKTPRQAAALWPVLEEVARRKGLKLVSPAVNYCGDCVSEDGVTFTDPVVYLDAFFKACANCQVDAIAIHWYACDLSALKWYVGQFKKYNKPLWLTEFACGDRPHDEITVAVQKQYMVDAIGYLETEPAIERYAWFSGRNNEIPSINLLGASGELTELGHLYVTLAAGAAKPSP